From the genome of Stigmatopora nigra isolate UIUO_SnigA chromosome 2, RoL_Snig_1.1, whole genome shotgun sequence:
AATgccttttttgtggaaaaataaaaatccttgaAATTTACACCTGTATTTTTCTTCATGACTAGCAAAAAAAGAATGGAAGCATCattacattttagttttttttattgaaaaacatttgcatGAAACAGCATCACTTGTAGacgataataacaaaaaaaaccaataaaacacttagtcatttttttccccccatacatattaaaaaaaaaaacttttgggcaAAAttgacttagaaaaaaaaaaattaaacaaaacacttagtcattttttttaaacatacataggaaaaatattaaaaaaaacaccaaaaaaaaaaaaggaaaaaaaagaccattaaggGTCTTGGGGTCTTTTTTCTCCAAGTATTTTAAGAAAGACAATTGACACTCAAATCTCTTTTATTGAAATTtctgatttaaaagaaaacatgagaTCCTCCTTACCCTGAGGATCGGGCCAAAATGAGCCAGAAAACTCTGGACTGCACCTAAGAAAGAAAATTGCAATTAGAAGTCAATAAAATAGATGTGGATGAATACTtgagatattaaaaaataaactaacctCTCAAAAGAGTTCAGGGATGCCACATCATCTGCAAGGAAGATCACTTGGAGACCCTCCAAAGTCTGGACATGGACCTgatgtgtgcaaaaaaacaaaatttagtATATATACACTAGAAATGCAACAGATAGGCTTACATTTTTGCTGTTAAATCTAGTTTTACCTTGATGAAAAGACCAAGGATGATGCTAAAAAGGGAAAACttaatttaaaagtttttgGGGAGTTGCCAAACAACTAATACAGGAAGAGAAatcttgcaaaaaaattaataaacaatcaagataaagaatgaaaataaattagtGTTACGTGCTATTTCTTGTCCAGACGAGGCGATTAAATAAACAGACTGACGTTAAGAGCAAGGAGAAAGTTggcctaaccattttgtataaATGACTTTTAGTGTTAAAGCAGAACACTTACAATTTGAAAACGGGTGGTTTAAATACTGTGAAAACTATTAGTGCATACAACACACCGGGAACTAAGTCGTGCCTCTGGATGTCATTTTGGAGTGAAACTTTACCAAACAAACTGTCCGTTTATATCTCGGCTTTGTTTGAatcaaataaaagtatttttacacGACTCGACAATGGAGAAAACGGACTAGATCTCTTAGTATTAACATCAAGACGACGCTCGACGTGGTCAAATGGAAAGCGTTGTCGTGAGTGACGCTAATGCTAAGATAGCTTGTCACATGCTGCACACACAGCCGGAGCCcaaacttaaattgtcgacggtgtatTTGACCTGGCGTTAAACTaacagatttgttggcgttttatCTCAATTGATTCCTAAAAAAATCTATCGGTAGCGTGATACTTTACCTCGCTAGCGTGATACTTTACCTCGTTGGCGTGCTACACGTCCATCTGCATGGCTGTCGGAGAAGACGAGGCACTGCGCATGTGCTCAATTTACGCAACTACGTCGCCaataggcgtaaccacgcccatgaCGTCCTCCCATATTAAATATGGAAACTATGGTGGTTTGTCCTCTCAACTCAATGTGTTAGTACACTAATTTTACCAAATATTGAGTTACATTTTTACTTAGCATTTTAATTCAACTCACCTTATTCCAGGTCATCTGACTCCTGACTGAttaaaaattcaacatttgAAAGACAAAGAATGATTCATTGTCTCGTCTAAtttttttatcctcactagggtcactgggggtgctggagcctatcccagctgactttaggccagaggcgggggacactctatTTTGTTGGGAAGATATGGATATGGCTGCGAGTGCATCATGAAAGCATCTATCTGCAAGATTCATTTTCACATAATACTCATGAACAATTAACAGGTTATTTCACAAGTCAAATCTAATGGTAGTCACTTTATTGAGAAATGATATTCATATACACACTGTACAGTTGGAAAGACAAAATAATATTCCTCCTTACTTCACCTGGCAAAAGAAAACCACTGCAGCATATAAACTATTTAGAGAAATGTTCTATGTACAACCATGATATCAAATGTAATGTTCCAATACTCTCATATATACTTCCGATAGTAACTTaaccatatattgacaaaatcACTCCGCTCCAGGTCTCACTGTCACGGCCCACGtgagcattgaagtcccccagcagaacgaGGGAAGGAGtactctccagcaccccttccaaggactccaaaaagggTGGCCAGTATCTTACCTTGGTGTCCATGTCTACTGTCTCTAAACTTGCTAATTGTTGTGGTGAGGGTCTCTCCACCACTTAAGGCTTGATTCTGCCATGACAGCTGTATTGCCATCAATACCAGtcaaagtaaggcttttttccccatctacagtacaaaaaatgaaacattttgtggtcaacaacagcaaaaacaaatgcattgtAGAGGTTGAGGGAAGATCATTTGTTCATGTAGTCTAAGTCAAAAATCCCTCTAGATTTTGCTTTCTGTGCATCAACAGATCTTCCTGTCCATTGACTTTATCATTGGTGAATTCTTACTACTGGTACTCCTCCTTCCcatcctctttctcctcctcctcctcctcaaatGAGCCTTCGTGCCTGTGATCCATAGGCAGCATGTCCTCGGTGAGGGAAAGCGACAAGTCCGCGTTTTCGTTAAAGCAGGCCATGGTGGACAGAAATGTGGTGGAGCTAACCCGACTCCCGGAAGGCGTGGAAACAAAGGATGAGACGGATGGCTGCAAGAGAGTCAAAAAGTCAGTCAAAAGGCTTCATTGTCGGTATACAGCGGTTGCGTATAACGAAAGTATTGGTGCTAGTCCACAAAGTGCATGTTtcacaataaaaacacaaataagtcatttaaaaagttaCGTCCGGGCAGTTGTGTTTCTCAAATGTTTGAAACAGTTCTTGAACTAgataaagttaaatacaactgaactgtacttggTTCCTAAGCTGCAGTGGATCGTGAATGTTTATTTCAACATTGGTGGTATTAACTTATTAAATTGTCTTAATCtcatattttattgtaattgtTCTTATTAGAATTTGTTGGAATTTTCGATGAGCGTGATTTACTTAGCAAACTCTGCAAAGCAATGCAGTTGGGTCAGATCTTGAGACACTGAGCCAGTTAGACAGAATGATGAAATACTACCTGCAGCGAGACGTTGGACTTGTTGGTCTTCTCCTTGACTTGAGCCATGGCTCCTTTAAGTCCCGAGGACTTTTCGGTCATCTCCAGAGCCGCCCGGAGCAGTTTTGGAGTCTCGGGCCTGGTGACGCCTGTCTGAACTTGGGTTGTAGCGGGCTCCTTAACGTTTTCTTTAGCTTCAGGCTTCTTCCCCTTAGTGAGCATTTTTCTGTCAGGGAAACATGAGAAGACAACTCCAATTTTGGGTCCTGTAAATGGACTTATACTTGCATTGCACCTGTCTACCTTGAATTTAAAGCACTTTAACACAACATTGTCATTCACCTAATCATGAGAAAACATCTTGCTCAGAACTACTCAAAAAGGAGCAGGAATTGAACTTGCAACCTCTAGCTTGGGGATTGACTGACTACTCTTGGAGTTTTCTTTGGTAAACTTTTGTGTACCTGGCTTTCTTGCGAAGTAAATTCTTCGATTCTGGATAGTGAACCAGGATCTCATTCAAGTCTTTCTTGTCCAGAATGAAGAGGTTGGCGAAGCCATGAGCGACGACATTGGCTGTCCGTCTATTGCCCCCGCCCACGGAGAGCAAACTGCCAATCAAAGAAATGCGGATTGATTGGAATCCTCGAATACAGTCAAGCGTGGAATTTTAAAAGAATTCATCAACCATGTTAACCTAATCTCGCCAAAGACCGAGCCGGCGCTGAGAGTGACAAAAACCGTCTTTCCGTCTGCTCCTCCGACAACTTGTACCTCCCCCGCCTTGATGATGTACATCTCCCGACCGACTTcaccctgtttaaaaaaaaaacattttggtgaCATAGTATTATCCATTTTACTTCTGTATTCAGACCTGTTTGTCCAAAGTACCTTTTTGCAGACATAATCGCCCGGCAGGTAGACCACAGATCGCAGGCTTTTTAAcatgtcaaaaatcatttgttggTCGCAGCCCTGTCGAAATCAAAACAGTCACCCTCGGCTCGGTTCATTCGCAAGGGAGGCCAAATGTAGTAACAATGACAGAATTGTACCTGAAAGAGCGCCACCTTGCTGACAATGGAATAATTGACATCGATGGCAATGTCCAGCCGCATTTTATCCGGCAACTGAGTCAGCAGCTCCTGCTCATCTGGAGGAGGATGGACAGAATGTTGAGAACATGAGtatctcccagtcaaaatgggtcAAAATCATTTTGATCGCCAGTTAATGAATTTTTGGGGAATGATCTCTTATTCAAATGTTTAATAACAATTATTTAAAAGGGTTAAAACAATATTGTGCTAACCAATTATAACAAAACCTATGCtctaatttgaaaataaaaaacagtaaatatctACACTAACCTGttcttaaatttaaaaaacttcAGATTATAAAAACATCAAAAGGAGTTAGTCtcctttttgtagttttttaaaaatagtgcaTTTTGTGTTGAAGCTTTGAATCTCATTATAAttggtataatgacaataaaattctGTAATTGTATAACATATCATACACATACTACTTACTAAATGCATTAAGGAGCTCAAATGTTACTCATTTTCTTACCCAGCATGCCTTGTGACTGCCATGTGTAGTTGTACCATGTTTTGACCCTGTTCTGCACATCTTTGGGGATGCGATAAGATGACATGTATTTAATGGTATTGTCCATACAGGTGCGGTAATATGTCTGACTGGCGGTGGCTGCACCAACTACATCACGCATCTAGAGGGGAGTCCAataaaaaatgcctttattAAAAGTCTCATTTTAGATGACTGGTTTATGATGATCGGCCTTTTCTCAAACCTACCTGCCCGATCATGATGGAAAAGACAAAGACGCCTACAAAGTAGTTGATGAGCTGGAAGACGATCTCAAACAGGGTGGTGGGGTCTGGCAAGCCGCCGATGGTGATAAGCGTTTTGACCGCAAAGTAGTAACAACGGATGTAGCTGTGAGaagagaagacattgacgtgaaatacatttaatttgatgACAGATCACGGCGTGTCAGACGCAGCCACCTGTTGCCTTTGCCGTCGTACACCCACTTGGTGGAGCCCAATCCTTTGTAGGCAGAGCCCCAATAGTAGAGACAGGCATTGCAGTGGAGACAGTAAAGAAGATATGTGGTGGTACGGATCACCCTGAAATGAAGCAGAGTTCAATAAACAGATTTACTGAcattccattgaaaaaaaaaaatcactcaccTGTAGACGTAAGCTTTGGTCAAGATGGCCTCTAAACGCTCATTAAATTCAAAGAATGAGTTGATCTGGGGCAGcattgagaaaaaaacaggTAATTAGTGTTTTGGATGTTTGAAAAGAACATATTTCTTCTTAATTAAAATGCGCACCTTGAGTAATCTGGGTAGGCGTAGAAGTGGATTGATGCCAGTTTTAAAATAGAAGAGCTCCAGAGGAAGAAGGCTGACCACatcaaactgcaaaaaaaaaaaaaaaaaaacaaggcttaTCCTTACTGATATCTTCTGGGCAAGGTTTGACATATAATAACTCTTTTCAACTgtgcaaaaacaatattattatgGATCTTGGTGCAGCTTTTATCATTTCTGTGTGGGAAGCTCAGGCCTACATtatcacaaataaataaacatctaaTTCACCTTGAAACGATTGGTTTTCATGTAATTGCTTCTCATTTCTTTTGAAGCACTCTGTGaagaaaagacaataaaaaaatcatgtcaaaTCACTCATAACAAAGACGTAACACACTTAAGAGAAAATCAACTGCAACATGAAATCCTTCTACTTtattaattaaattttaaagcCTTAGACTACCATTGACGTGGATAGGCATCGAGTCCCACTGGATTGGACGTATttctccgtcaatggcagtgaaacatgatcattactCTTATCAATGATTGTGAATGAGTTACAACtacaagcaacaacaacagaaaaaaatagaaaacttgAGCTTATTGTGCTGGCCATATTGAAAGCTATTTTCTAAATTGCCACAGATGTAGCTTGAAGACCTTTTGTAATATGGCACTCACCACTATGTCCCCTCCACGGACAAACTGCAGGCGTGGTTGAAAGACGGCAATGTCCAAAATGTAAATCAGATCACAAATGTAGTCAGTCAGCAACCAGTAGTAAATATTGCCTGGCGTCTGGTAGGGGAAAGCCCAGCGTACTGGGATGAACCAAACGTTCCAGTTCCATGCCAAAGACACCAAAAACATCCACAAGACGTACATTAAATCTGAGGGAAGAAGCATAAAGAAGGGATGAGGAGAAAGTCCCGTTGGCATGATGGACGGAGCAGTACAATCTTATCTTTGGAACTTAAGTCAATGTTTAATTAAAATCTGAGTGCGGGAATGGAGAGCAAGCAAGGAGAGGGGGTGGGCTTCTCACTGGTGAAAGGGTCGATGCTGGTTGGAAAGCGGTAGCGGAAAAAGCCTCTCATCCGTCCAGGGGATTTCACCTGATGGTCGGATTTGTGCGGACCACCCTCGGATCGTTCTTCCTCCACATCTGCGGTGGAAGGTTGTGGTCCCGCCGCCCGTGGGGGAGCTgaagagcacatttttttttggagacagATATTCAGTCAATTGAATGTGAATATAATAAGATTATTATGCCTTAACCTTTAGTTTGCCCTATAAATAAAGTGTAAAAGTCTGACTTTACACTTCTAATCAAGCCAATATTTTATCTAATCAAACAAGTTCCCCATTAAGGCACATTTAGTAAAGTGAATTGTACTAAATGTTTAGTTTGTTTACTATGTACAATAAACCCACATTTCCCATTATATTGTTATTCTTTTGTCAATTGGtgtgaaaacactttttttcttaacgTTTTCGTGCATAATGaaatttttttcaactttattAGGTACTTATTTGTAAAACATTGTCTTACCACTGACGACATTTGACATCTATTCAATTTTAACTGAAAAGCTCAATTAAACTGAATTGCAACAATCGTCAAATAATAGAATTTAAAGAGAAATCAATTACAGAAATGCATTTCAAGgtcaaaatatttgtttcaattctatttatatactgtattctgtatactaaaatgaatataaaatattttctacaCATATGAATGACATAAAAATGCGTGCACTACTCACAGGGGATGATGACACTGTCCTCATCCGAGCTGTCAGGATCGATAAGCTTCTCTTTGGCTTTCTCCGTTCTCTCTTTAAACATTCGGACCAGTTCCTGAAGACGCTCGTTGACCACCGTGCTCGTCTGACTGGCGGAAGAAGACGGACGCTCGCGCGAACTTTaggatggggggaaaaaaaatgcatttaaacaaaaagtgcATTGTCAGGAGGACACCTCCCGTCCGTTACTCACGGGTCGTCGGAACTGTGGATGCTGGACTGGCTTGCCCAGGCTCGTACGGGGATGCTCACttcctcatcatcatcttccCTTTGAGAATGCAGTCTCCTACTGTTACAGGTAAAAATAGTTTGGGATCATTTGGGCACTGGTTCTAATAGGATGATGTATCAGTAAGTGAAGGCAAAAATCACAAGACAAACAAACTCTAGAGCAAATAGATTCATCAttcaaaatgtctgtttttgttcAGATTGTTTGAATGTTTCCTCCACTACTGTTATGCATGGTTGGAATGAAATTGAAGAAACATGGGGTGAATTGTCTAGAGACAAAAATCAagagaagatttaaaaaaaaaaaagaagagacatTCCATAACATGTAGTGGACAGAATGACACAGCCAGACTACAAGGCTAATGCAtcattttattgacttttgCCTATTTATGTTGACAAACATAAAAACATGAGGCTAAATGACAATGGGACTATTTGTAAGGAGACAAATGACGACATCAACGCAAGACTTCCAACTCACCACAACAAAATTGTGTTCTGCAAAGACCATGTGCACCGGATGAACTTTCaattgtgttttgatcattccaTTTGTAAAATATTGCCCATTCCACATCCCTTGCTGTCTTGAATCCCTTAGCCAGGTTTCCTATTTCCTTCTGTTTTGGGGGGGTTCAGATGAGTgaattttataaattatttcAACTGTCGGCCTGTGAAGCCTTTCCAGACATTTATTTCGATTAAAGGTTAGTATATGAATAGACTGGcttgacttttgtttttcagactaTCATATTGTCCTTAACATCTTTTGCACCTTTCAAATCTGCCCTAAAGTACAGTCATGTAAATGACACTTTTTCTAGACCTCTGATAGGGGAGATAATgatgtataaataaaataaaaatgacattttgtgatGTCActtatacccacacacacacacaaagaaacttGAGTGTAGGTACAAGTGATAATTGGAGTGACTCACGTCAAGGGATGAGCAAACTCGTATtttattggctaaaatagtaACAGCATTTATAAAATATCTGCCTATATTAAGGTCAGCAACTTCCTGGAAAGGCTGCCTTTTTCTTACGTTTTTCCTCATTATTACACACCTGATGGATAAAATGTAGTTATTTATCAATTTACTAAACATTTTTGGATGTATACTGGATAAAAGGGCTGTTTTGACTATAGAATTTGTGTGCAACGGCCTTTGCGGGACACCCAGACCAAAGAAAAGAGGACAGAAGGGACAACTTTGCTAGACAAGGAAAAGAtgattaaatctaaaaaaagaaaatcatctaATTGTGGGCTTCCAGCAAGCAAGTTCAATGTAATTATGTGAAGCCACATGTCATTGCATGAATGTCTTGAAGCTCCACATgtgaaaatgtaaacaatccaTGCAGCCTTCTTACTCTTTTTCTCCTTTGCTGCCGATgcaaaatgaggataaagtctCAGAAACttttaaacacacattttgtTGTATATTGTTGGCTGTAACTCATACCTCTGTCGACCTCCTGTTGGTGTTACGGGGACAGTCAGGGTTGTTATTCGGAGATCCTGCGGCTTAGGGGTTTGCTCTCTTTTTCCCTCCCCGGCTTCCTCTCGGTGAGAGTCGACATCCTCAACGTTGACGGCTGGACGGAGGCTCAGTCGAGAACTTTCTGTGGAGTTTAGAGGGCAAAAGTGTGGtgttaaagcattttttaaacagggttcaaatgaaaaagtaaacctaggggcaatttagagtgtccaattagcttgccatgcatgtttttggaatctggcaggaaaccagagtaccagaaagaaacccacgcaggagaacatgcaaactccacacaggtggatgtaacctgggtttgaacccaggaccccagagctgtgaggccatcgctctaaccacttgctccaccgggccaGCACACTGAAATCCCAGTTGTGAAATTGTAAGACTCGCAGATTCACCTGTTCGTCTTTTTGGCGAAACGGGCGAGCCGTCTTCGATGAAAAAGGCCGGGTTAGAGAGACCGGAAAGCTGGCGAGGCAGGGAGCTCAGGTGCTTGGACGGCGGGCTGACGATTGGCGGCAGGCGGGGGTACATGGGGACATTTGGCAAGTCGAGGGTGCTGGCGCTGGGCGAGGACGGAGACGGGGAGCGGGAATGCAGCTGCGGattaagaggaggaggaggagtaaaGGGGTTCAGTTCCAAGTcctgcttttgtttttgctgttgtCGTCTTTTAGGCATCTTGAGGTACGAGGCTGTTGAGGCGGCTCCGGATGTTGCTGAGACGCTCCCGCGTCCTGCTGGGAAATTGGGAAAGCTTCTGCGGAAGGTTGGCCAAGTTCTCAGAGACAGAGCTGAGACCCGAAGCGAccgtggtggcggcggcggagacCGCGGGCAAGAGCTCCCTCAGACCGCGGGCCGCGTCTCGGGGAACCTGCGTGAGTCGGATCTGAGAGAACTCTTGGCGCAGCTCGGGGGGCAGAGAGGGCAAACGCTCGGTCAGGTCGGACAGCTGGGCGGGGAGTTTAGGCATGGGCGGGATCTTGGGACGTGAGATGCCGTTCTCTTTGAAGTAGGCGTTGATATTGCCCAGGCACTCGGAGGTGAGAGGAAAGCGCATCAGGCAGCTCTTAAATGCATCACAGCTTAGCGGCGCTATAGAGGAGACAAGTGGAAAGTTATATGTGGCCAAAATGATGCTCGACTCTTGGCTGAGATCAAGCGATCATTGGATATTTTGCTCATTGGTCAATTGGAGGACTTTCAAACTATCACattctggaggaaaaaaagctttcACTTTTCTGCGCcatattggattgaattggaatggataactttattcatcccgtatttgggaaatgtcaatgtgacagtagcaagagggtgagatgGCAGAAACAGGGAAAGGATAGTTTCAGCATCTTAATACGTAGaatgtcctccaattctgaCATGAGCTATTCCTATTCAGTAATGTTTTCTGTTAGCACAACAGCAGCCAAAAAGAGGGACAGTGCAAAATTGAGCACTTTTCCACCCAAACCAGGTGCAAGCTCCCTAGAGGTGAATAGTTGTAAGATTTCCAAAGTCAGATTTGAGTAAATGTTTCACAAATGAAATTTAAGTTAATCAACTAGAACTTACCATCACACTCGTCTTCCGCGGCCtcttcctaaaaaaataaaaaaaataaaaaacataaacacatcAATATTGGCAAGTTGCATGTCAAAATCTGATCTGTCATTTACCATATGAAATACGACTATGTCACACAGGAGTCACACAGCAGTAAATTATGTAAATATGTTAAATGAATCCATGTCCATTACTTTTTGATCAGTCTTGACCTCTTGGGTTTCTTTGTCGTCCTTCTGTGGCTGCTGGGTTATAGGCTGAACTTTTGGAAGCTCCTCTTGGCTCTCTGCCGCCACGTTTTGAACAGGTTCTGGCTCAATCTCCTTCACCGGCTCAGGTCTGGGAGGCGGAGAGGGCGATATCGCTCTTGGCTCAAGTTCCTCGACAGGCTCAAGTCCCTCGACAGGTTCTTGTTTGTCTTTCACTTGAAGTTTTGTGGAATAGAAAAGATAAGGTTAGCCTATCATACTAGTATTGCTTATGTAGAGCTGTCCTATAGTACGTATATAGGCGTGTTAATGTCCAATTTAGTGTCTGCAGTTGTTTACCTTCCTCGAGGATGGTCTGCTCTTCAGTTGTGCTTTCTTCTTGCTCCACCACAGGCTGAAGCTCCTCTTTTCTGTAGGCAGGAAGCATTATTCTTCATTTTgactaaaaatgaatgtatatatcCCCACATGGTGGCCTTATAATTGGGATTGCCAATGTTTGTCTGTCATTATATGTGCtgtacgactgactggcgaccagtcagctggaataggcggTGTTGAATC
Proteins encoded in this window:
- the LOC144181473 gene encoding cyclic nucleotide-gated channel beta-1-like isoform X2 encodes the protein MFNWVVKVVPHPPGTPHTDIKNAAQERCKSRDVKSPPLKNSSDASEDSQSQAGVLGWLSNGFASALPQPAGSPHLDTKSIGDGERTGVMGWVTTSLTKVLPQPDEKYREIQDRDPEEYTEVYEVATMPDFDPLPHIPVVEMVSEDEEEEDDSQSMFPPKTVFPGFSVVTWIKQQIPQPILIPAGSVPLEPKPKKSPRSSLDKSTYFKFLVLSPPPESLSGISLDTESKTSAVVGWFVSGLGLKLPQPVFPASNDDEAAADILKKASTQLDPDMVLEDVESDNETPQTQRATTQRRRRSSSSHLPLSQPALVRILQEDAETQTGRWTPFVESIKREAEGVALATMEERLQQERVEMALMAAEVARQTAEMAVRQLASEGQSIKLSLGSQELLEEPDAELQDLQEDGQVNQHDIEKEELQPVVEQEESTTEEQTILEEVKDKQEPVEGLEPVEELEPRAISPSPPPRPEPVKEIEPEPVQNVAAESQEELPKVQPITQQPQKDDKETQEVKTDQKEEAAEDECDESSRLSLRPAVNVEDVDSHREEAGEGKREQTPKPQDLRITTLTVPVTPTGGRQSRRLHSQREDDDEEVSIPVRAWASQSSIHSSDDPSRERPSSSASQTSTVVNERLQELVRMFKERTEKAKEKLIDPDSSDEDSVIIPSPPRAAGPQPSTADVEEERSEGGPHKSDHQVKSPGRMRGFFRYRFPTSIDPFTNLMYVLWMFLVSLAWNWNVWFIPVRWAFPYQTPGNIYYWLLTDYICDLIYILDIAVFQPRLQFVRGGDIVSASKEMRSNYMKTNRFKFDVVSLLPLELFYFKTGINPLLRLPRLLKINSFFEFNERLEAILTKAYVYRVIRTTTYLLYCLHCNACLYYWGSAYKGLGSTKWVYDGKGNSYIRCYYFAVKTLITIGGLPDPTTLFEIVFQLINYFVGVFVFSIMIGQMRDVVGAATASQTYYRTCMDNTIKYMSSYRIPKDVQNRVKTWYNYTWQSQGMLDEQELLTQLPDKMRLDIAIDVNYSIVSKVALFQGCDQQMIFDMLKSLRSVVYLPGDYVCKKGEVGREMYIIKAGEVQVVGGADGKTVFVTLSAGSVFGEISLLSVGGGNRRTANVVAHGFANLFILDKKDLNEILVHYPESKNLLRKKARKMLTKGKKPEAKENVKEPATTQVQTGVTRPETPKLLRAALEMTEKSSGLKGAMAQVKEKTNKSNVSLQPSVSSFVSTPSGSRVSSTTFLSTMACFNENADLSLSLTEDMLPMDHRHEGSFEEEEEEKEDGKEEYQ
- the LOC144181473 gene encoding cyclic nucleotide-gated channel beta-1-like isoform X1, with the translated sequence MFNWVVKVVPHPPGTPHTDIKNAAQERCKSRDVKSPPLKNSSDASEDSQSQAGVLGWLSNGFASALPQPAGSPHLDTKSIGDGERTGVMGWVTTSLTKVLPQPDEKYREIQDRDPEEYTEVYEVATMPDFDPLPHIPVVEMVSEDEEEEDDSQSMFPPKTVFPGFSVVTWIKQQIPQPILIPAGSVPLEPKPKKSPRSSLDKSTYFKFLVLSPPPESLSGISLDTESKTSAVVGWFVSGLGLKLPQPVFPASNDDEAAADILKKASTQLDPDMVLEDVESDNETPQTQRATTQRRRRSSSSHLPLSQPALVRILQEDAETQTGRWTPFVESIKREAEGVALATMEERLQQERVEMALMAAEVARQTAEMAVRQLASEGQSIKLSLGSQELLEEPDAELQDLQEDGQVNQHDIEKEELQPVVEQEESTTEEQTILEEVKDKQEPVEGLEPVEELEPRAISPSPPPRPEPVKEIEPEPVQNVAAESQEELPKVQPITQQPQKDDKETQEVKTDQKEEAAEDECDESSRLSLRPAVNVEDVDSHREEAGEGKREQTPKPQDLRITTLTVPVTPTGGRQSKGEKDRRLHSQREDDDEEVSIPVRAWASQSSIHSSDDPSRERPSSSASQTSTVVNERLQELVRMFKERTEKAKEKLIDPDSSDEDSVIIPSPPRAAGPQPSTADVEEERSEGGPHKSDHQVKSPGRMRGFFRYRFPTSIDPFTNLMYVLWMFLVSLAWNWNVWFIPVRWAFPYQTPGNIYYWLLTDYICDLIYILDIAVFQPRLQFVRGGDIVSASKEMRSNYMKTNRFKFDVVSLLPLELFYFKTGINPLLRLPRLLKINSFFEFNERLEAILTKAYVYRVIRTTTYLLYCLHCNACLYYWGSAYKGLGSTKWVYDGKGNSYIRCYYFAVKTLITIGGLPDPTTLFEIVFQLINYFVGVFVFSIMIGQMRDVVGAATASQTYYRTCMDNTIKYMSSYRIPKDVQNRVKTWYNYTWQSQGMLDEQELLTQLPDKMRLDIAIDVNYSIVSKVALFQGCDQQMIFDMLKSLRSVVYLPGDYVCKKGEVGREMYIIKAGEVQVVGGADGKTVFVTLSAGSVFGEISLLSVGGGNRRTANVVAHGFANLFILDKKDLNEILVHYPESKNLLRKKARKMLTKGKKPEAKENVKEPATTQVQTGVTRPETPKLLRAALEMTEKSSGLKGAMAQVKEKTNKSNVSLQPSVSSFVSTPSGSRVSSTTFLSTMACFNENADLSLSLTEDMLPMDHRHEGSFEEEEEEKEDGKEEYQ